A window of the Chiloscyllium plagiosum isolate BGI_BamShark_2017 chromosome 13, ASM401019v2, whole genome shotgun sequence genome harbors these coding sequences:
- the scly gene encoding selenocysteine lyase isoform X2: MEKNACITTTDGPPVTQSNQKATVIMGKNDSSSDCIYMDYNATTPVDAEVIQTVLEAMQEAWGNPSSSYTPGKKAKELIDWSRQSVAQMVGGRPEDIIFTSGGTEANNLVFHTAIKYYWDHQRQQTHNSGSMDTDPMARPLPHIITSNIEHDSVQLVVDNLIKEEKAEATFLPVSKVTGCVEVGDVIAAVRPTTCLVSLMLANNETGILMPIAKVCQRVKSLNQQRGPEIPQILLHTDAAQAVGKLQLDVLDLGVDYLTIVGHKFYGPRIGALYVSGPGKNSPLYPMFFGGGQERKFRPGTENTPMIAGLGKTVFGKDRLRFNSHFEGSERLPNTCNVSILGPNLQGRTVLLHCQRLLASVGAACHSDKGNRPSHVLLNSGIPYEVAENALRLSVGRATSKEDVDAIIEDLKQAVSEIEMCAAQSGK; this comes from the exons ATGGAGAAGAATGCTTGCATTACTACCACTGATGGGCCTCCAGTTACTCAAAGTAATCAGAAAGCGACAGTAATAATGGGAAAAAATGACTCTTCATCCGACTG CATTTACATGGATTACAATGCCACAACGCCTGTGGACGCTGAGGTTATTCAAACTGTTCTTGAAGCCATGCAGGAAGCATGGGGAAACCCTAGCAGTTCTTATACTCCAG GTAAGAAAGCCAAGGAGTTGATAGATTGGTCAAGACAGAGTGTGGCTCAGATGGTTGGAGGTCGACCAGAAGATATCATTTTCACCTCTGGTGGAACTGAG GCTAACAATCTAGTCTTTCATACGGCAATCAAGTATTATTGGGACCACCAGCGGCAACAGACACACAATTCTGGAAGTATGGATACTGATCCAATGGCTAGGCCATTACCTCACATCATTACATCAAACATTGAGCATGATTCAGTGCAACTTGTGGTGGACAATCTGATCAAGGAGGAGAAAGCAG AAGCTACGTTTTTACCTGTTTCCAAGGTAACTGGATGCGTTGAAGTGGGTGATGTAATAGCTGCTGTCAGGCCAACCACCTGCCTTGTTTCTCTTATGCTTGCTAACAATGAGACAGGCATTCTGATG CCCATTGCAAAGGTTTGTCAACGAGTGAAATCTTTAAATCAACAAAGAGGCCCAGAAATACCCCAAATTTTGCTGCACACAGATGCAGCTCAGGCAGTTGGCAAGCTGCAGCTCGATGTGCTGGATCTTGGTGTGGATTATCTCACAATCGTAGGACACAAG TTCTACGGCCCACGGATTGGAGCCCTGTATGTATCAGGACCAGGCAAGAACTCGCCTTTATACCCGATGTTCTTTGGTGGTGGCCAAGAAAGGAAATTCAGGCCAGG AACAGAAAACACACCAATGATCGCAGGACTTGGGAAG ACTGTCTTTGGGAAGGATAGACTCCGTTTCAACAGCCACTTTGAGGGCTCAGAGAGATTGCCTAACACCTGCAACGTGTCTATTCTTGGACCTAACCTGCAAG GTCGGACAGTGCTGCTACATTGTCAAAGGCTATTGGCTAGTGTCGGAGCTGCTTGCCATTCAGACAAAGGCAATAG GCCTTCCCATGTTTTGCTAAACAGTGGCATTCCCTATGAGGTGGCAGAGAACGCACTTCGCTTGAGTGTGGGACGTGCAACATCAAAGGAGGATGTAGATGCCATCATAGAAGATCTGAAACAAGCTGTTAGTGAAATTGAAATGTGTGCTGCACAATCTGGGAAGTAG
- the scly gene encoding selenocysteine lyase isoform X3 encodes MEKNACITTTDGPPVTQSNQKATVIMGKNDSSSDCIYMDYNATTPVDAEVIQTVLEAMQEAWGNPSSSYTPGKKAKELIDWSRQSVAQMVGGRPEDIIFTSGGTEANNLVFHTAIKYYWDHQRQQTHNSGSMDTDPMARPLPHIITSNIEHDSVQLVVDNLIKEEKAEATFLPVSKVTGCVEVGDVIAAVRPTTCLVSLMLANNETGILMPIAKVCQRVKSLNQQRGPEIPQILLHTDAAQAVGKLQLDVLDLGVDYLTIVGHKFYGPRIGALYVSGPGKNSPLYPMFFGGGQERKFRPGTENTPMIAGLGKAAELVVRNLEAYASHMQEVRDYMEEKLLTVFGKDRLRFNSHFEGSERLPNTCNVSILGPNLQGRTVLLHCQRLLASVGAACHSDKGNRLHSTTPVLLT; translated from the exons ATGGAGAAGAATGCTTGCATTACTACCACTGATGGGCCTCCAGTTACTCAAAGTAATCAGAAAGCGACAGTAATAATGGGAAAAAATGACTCTTCATCCGACTG CATTTACATGGATTACAATGCCACAACGCCTGTGGACGCTGAGGTTATTCAAACTGTTCTTGAAGCCATGCAGGAAGCATGGGGAAACCCTAGCAGTTCTTATACTCCAG GTAAGAAAGCCAAGGAGTTGATAGATTGGTCAAGACAGAGTGTGGCTCAGATGGTTGGAGGTCGACCAGAAGATATCATTTTCACCTCTGGTGGAACTGAG GCTAACAATCTAGTCTTTCATACGGCAATCAAGTATTATTGGGACCACCAGCGGCAACAGACACACAATTCTGGAAGTATGGATACTGATCCAATGGCTAGGCCATTACCTCACATCATTACATCAAACATTGAGCATGATTCAGTGCAACTTGTGGTGGACAATCTGATCAAGGAGGAGAAAGCAG AAGCTACGTTTTTACCTGTTTCCAAGGTAACTGGATGCGTTGAAGTGGGTGATGTAATAGCTGCTGTCAGGCCAACCACCTGCCTTGTTTCTCTTATGCTTGCTAACAATGAGACAGGCATTCTGATG CCCATTGCAAAGGTTTGTCAACGAGTGAAATCTTTAAATCAACAAAGAGGCCCAGAAATACCCCAAATTTTGCTGCACACAGATGCAGCTCAGGCAGTTGGCAAGCTGCAGCTCGATGTGCTGGATCTTGGTGTGGATTATCTCACAATCGTAGGACACAAG TTCTACGGCCCACGGATTGGAGCCCTGTATGTATCAGGACCAGGCAAGAACTCGCCTTTATACCCGATGTTCTTTGGTGGTGGCCAAGAAAGGAAATTCAGGCCAGG AACAGAAAACACACCAATGATCGCAGGACTTGGGAAG GCTGCTGAATTGGTGGTCAGGAATCTCGAAGCATATGCCAGTCACATGCAAGAAGTGAGGGATTATATGGAAGAGAAACTGTTG ACTGTCTTTGGGAAGGATAGACTCCGTTTCAACAGCCACTTTGAGGGCTCAGAGAGATTGCCTAACACCTGCAACGTGTCTATTCTTGGACCTAACCTGCAAG GTCGGACAGTGCTGCTACATTGTCAAAGGCTATTGGCTAGTGTCGGAGCTGCTTGCCATTCAGACAAAGGCAATAG
- the scly gene encoding selenocysteine lyase isoform X4 has translation MTLHPTGKKAKELIDWSRQSVAQMVGGRPEDIIFTSGGTEANNLVFHTAIKYYWDHQRQQTHNSGSMDTDPMARPLPHIITSNIEHDSVQLVVDNLIKEEKAEATFLPVSKVTGCVEVGDVIAAVRPTTCLVSLMLANNETGILMPIAKVCQRVKSLNQQRGPEIPQILLHTDAAQAVGKLQLDVLDLGVDYLTIVGHKFYGPRIGALYVSGPGKNSPLYPMFFGGGQERKFRPGTENTPMIAGLGKAAELVVRNLEAYASHMQEVRDYMEEKLLTVFGKDRLRFNSHFEGSERLPNTCNVSILGPNLQGRTVLLHCQRLLASVGAACHSDKGNRPSHVLLNSGIPYEVAENALRLSVGRATSKEDVDAIIEDLKQAVSEIEMCAAQSGK, from the exons ATGACTCTTCATCCGACTG GTAAGAAAGCCAAGGAGTTGATAGATTGGTCAAGACAGAGTGTGGCTCAGATGGTTGGAGGTCGACCAGAAGATATCATTTTCACCTCTGGTGGAACTGAG GCTAACAATCTAGTCTTTCATACGGCAATCAAGTATTATTGGGACCACCAGCGGCAACAGACACACAATTCTGGAAGTATGGATACTGATCCAATGGCTAGGCCATTACCTCACATCATTACATCAAACATTGAGCATGATTCAGTGCAACTTGTGGTGGACAATCTGATCAAGGAGGAGAAAGCAG AAGCTACGTTTTTACCTGTTTCCAAGGTAACTGGATGCGTTGAAGTGGGTGATGTAATAGCTGCTGTCAGGCCAACCACCTGCCTTGTTTCTCTTATGCTTGCTAACAATGAGACAGGCATTCTGATG CCCATTGCAAAGGTTTGTCAACGAGTGAAATCTTTAAATCAACAAAGAGGCCCAGAAATACCCCAAATTTTGCTGCACACAGATGCAGCTCAGGCAGTTGGCAAGCTGCAGCTCGATGTGCTGGATCTTGGTGTGGATTATCTCACAATCGTAGGACACAAG TTCTACGGCCCACGGATTGGAGCCCTGTATGTATCAGGACCAGGCAAGAACTCGCCTTTATACCCGATGTTCTTTGGTGGTGGCCAAGAAAGGAAATTCAGGCCAGG AACAGAAAACACACCAATGATCGCAGGACTTGGGAAG GCTGCTGAATTGGTGGTCAGGAATCTCGAAGCATATGCCAGTCACATGCAAGAAGTGAGGGATTATATGGAAGAGAAACTGTTG ACTGTCTTTGGGAAGGATAGACTCCGTTTCAACAGCCACTTTGAGGGCTCAGAGAGATTGCCTAACACCTGCAACGTGTCTATTCTTGGACCTAACCTGCAAG GTCGGACAGTGCTGCTACATTGTCAAAGGCTATTGGCTAGTGTCGGAGCTGCTTGCCATTCAGACAAAGGCAATAG GCCTTCCCATGTTTTGCTAAACAGTGGCATTCCCTATGAGGTGGCAGAGAACGCACTTCGCTTGAGTGTGGGACGTGCAACATCAAAGGAGGATGTAGATGCCATCATAGAAGATCTGAAACAAGCTGTTAGTGAAATTGAAATGTGTGCTGCACAATCTGGGAAGTAG
- the scly gene encoding selenocysteine lyase isoform X5 — MEKNACITTTDGPPVTQSNQKATVIMGKNDSSSDCIYMDYNATTPVDAEVIQTVLEAMQEAWGNPSSSYTPGKKAKELIDWSRQSVAQMVGGRPEDIIFTSGGTEANNLVFHTAIKYYWDHQRQQTHNSGSMDTDPMARPLPHIITSNIEHDSVQLVVDNLIKEEKAEATFLPVSKVTGCVEVGDVIAAVRPTTCLVSLMLANNETGILMPIAKVCQRVKSLNQQRGPEIPQILLHTDAAQAVGKLQLDVLDLGVDYLTIVGHKFYGPRIGALYVSGPGKNSPLYPMFFGGGQERKFRPGTENTPMIAGLGKAAELVVRNLEAYASHMQEVRDYMEEKLLTVFGKDRLRFNSHFEGSERLPNTCNVSILGPNLQGIKGSRVTAGLMAYS; from the exons ATGGAGAAGAATGCTTGCATTACTACCACTGATGGGCCTCCAGTTACTCAAAGTAATCAGAAAGCGACAGTAATAATGGGAAAAAATGACTCTTCATCCGACTG CATTTACATGGATTACAATGCCACAACGCCTGTGGACGCTGAGGTTATTCAAACTGTTCTTGAAGCCATGCAGGAAGCATGGGGAAACCCTAGCAGTTCTTATACTCCAG GTAAGAAAGCCAAGGAGTTGATAGATTGGTCAAGACAGAGTGTGGCTCAGATGGTTGGAGGTCGACCAGAAGATATCATTTTCACCTCTGGTGGAACTGAG GCTAACAATCTAGTCTTTCATACGGCAATCAAGTATTATTGGGACCACCAGCGGCAACAGACACACAATTCTGGAAGTATGGATACTGATCCAATGGCTAGGCCATTACCTCACATCATTACATCAAACATTGAGCATGATTCAGTGCAACTTGTGGTGGACAATCTGATCAAGGAGGAGAAAGCAG AAGCTACGTTTTTACCTGTTTCCAAGGTAACTGGATGCGTTGAAGTGGGTGATGTAATAGCTGCTGTCAGGCCAACCACCTGCCTTGTTTCTCTTATGCTTGCTAACAATGAGACAGGCATTCTGATG CCCATTGCAAAGGTTTGTCAACGAGTGAAATCTTTAAATCAACAAAGAGGCCCAGAAATACCCCAAATTTTGCTGCACACAGATGCAGCTCAGGCAGTTGGCAAGCTGCAGCTCGATGTGCTGGATCTTGGTGTGGATTATCTCACAATCGTAGGACACAAG TTCTACGGCCCACGGATTGGAGCCCTGTATGTATCAGGACCAGGCAAGAACTCGCCTTTATACCCGATGTTCTTTGGTGGTGGCCAAGAAAGGAAATTCAGGCCAGG AACAGAAAACACACCAATGATCGCAGGACTTGGGAAG GCTGCTGAATTGGTGGTCAGGAATCTCGAAGCATATGCCAGTCACATGCAAGAAGTGAGGGATTATATGGAAGAGAAACTGTTG ACTGTCTTTGGGAAGGATAGACTCCGTTTCAACAGCCACTTTGAGGGCTCAGAGAGATTGCCTAACACCTGCAACGTGTCTATTCTTGGACCTAACCTGCAAG
- the scly gene encoding selenocysteine lyase isoform X1, whose protein sequence is MEKNACITTTDGPPVTQSNQKATVIMGKNDSSSDCIYMDYNATTPVDAEVIQTVLEAMQEAWGNPSSSYTPGKKAKELIDWSRQSVAQMVGGRPEDIIFTSGGTEANNLVFHTAIKYYWDHQRQQTHNSGSMDTDPMARPLPHIITSNIEHDSVQLVVDNLIKEEKAEATFLPVSKVTGCVEVGDVIAAVRPTTCLVSLMLANNETGILMPIAKVCQRVKSLNQQRGPEIPQILLHTDAAQAVGKLQLDVLDLGVDYLTIVGHKFYGPRIGALYVSGPGKNSPLYPMFFGGGQERKFRPGTENTPMIAGLGKAAELVVRNLEAYASHMQEVRDYMEEKLLTVFGKDRLRFNSHFEGSERLPNTCNVSILGPNLQGRTVLLHCQRLLASVGAACHSDKGNRPSHVLLNSGIPYEVAENALRLSVGRATSKEDVDAIIEDLKQAVSEIEMCAAQSGK, encoded by the exons ATGGAGAAGAATGCTTGCATTACTACCACTGATGGGCCTCCAGTTACTCAAAGTAATCAGAAAGCGACAGTAATAATGGGAAAAAATGACTCTTCATCCGACTG CATTTACATGGATTACAATGCCACAACGCCTGTGGACGCTGAGGTTATTCAAACTGTTCTTGAAGCCATGCAGGAAGCATGGGGAAACCCTAGCAGTTCTTATACTCCAG GTAAGAAAGCCAAGGAGTTGATAGATTGGTCAAGACAGAGTGTGGCTCAGATGGTTGGAGGTCGACCAGAAGATATCATTTTCACCTCTGGTGGAACTGAG GCTAACAATCTAGTCTTTCATACGGCAATCAAGTATTATTGGGACCACCAGCGGCAACAGACACACAATTCTGGAAGTATGGATACTGATCCAATGGCTAGGCCATTACCTCACATCATTACATCAAACATTGAGCATGATTCAGTGCAACTTGTGGTGGACAATCTGATCAAGGAGGAGAAAGCAG AAGCTACGTTTTTACCTGTTTCCAAGGTAACTGGATGCGTTGAAGTGGGTGATGTAATAGCTGCTGTCAGGCCAACCACCTGCCTTGTTTCTCTTATGCTTGCTAACAATGAGACAGGCATTCTGATG CCCATTGCAAAGGTTTGTCAACGAGTGAAATCTTTAAATCAACAAAGAGGCCCAGAAATACCCCAAATTTTGCTGCACACAGATGCAGCTCAGGCAGTTGGCAAGCTGCAGCTCGATGTGCTGGATCTTGGTGTGGATTATCTCACAATCGTAGGACACAAG TTCTACGGCCCACGGATTGGAGCCCTGTATGTATCAGGACCAGGCAAGAACTCGCCTTTATACCCGATGTTCTTTGGTGGTGGCCAAGAAAGGAAATTCAGGCCAGG AACAGAAAACACACCAATGATCGCAGGACTTGGGAAG GCTGCTGAATTGGTGGTCAGGAATCTCGAAGCATATGCCAGTCACATGCAAGAAGTGAGGGATTATATGGAAGAGAAACTGTTG ACTGTCTTTGGGAAGGATAGACTCCGTTTCAACAGCCACTTTGAGGGCTCAGAGAGATTGCCTAACACCTGCAACGTGTCTATTCTTGGACCTAACCTGCAAG GTCGGACAGTGCTGCTACATTGTCAAAGGCTATTGGCTAGTGTCGGAGCTGCTTGCCATTCAGACAAAGGCAATAG GCCTTCCCATGTTTTGCTAAACAGTGGCATTCCCTATGAGGTGGCAGAGAACGCACTTCGCTTGAGTGTGGGACGTGCAACATCAAAGGAGGATGTAGATGCCATCATAGAAGATCTGAAACAAGCTGTTAGTGAAATTGAAATGTGTGCTGCACAATCTGGGAAGTAG
- the scly gene encoding selenocysteine lyase isoform X7 translates to MEKNACITTTDGPPVTQSNQKATVIMGKNDSSSDCIYMDYNATTPVDAEVIQTVLEAMQEAWGNPSSSYTPGKKAKELIDWSRQSVAQMVGGRPEDIIFTSGGTEANNLVFHTAIKYYWDHQRQQTHNSGSMDTDPMARPLPHIITSNIEHDSVQLVVDNLIKEEKAEATFLPVSKVTGCVEVGDVIAAVRPTTCLVSLMLANNETGILMPIAKVCQRVKSLNQQRGPEIPQILLHTDAAQAVGKLQLDVLDLGVDYLTIVGHKFYGPRIGALYVSGPGKNSPLYPMFFGGGQERKFRPGTENTPMIAGLGKAAELVVRNLEAYASHMQEVRDYMEEKLLTVFGKDRLRFNSHFEGSERLPNTCNVSILGPNLQGHSGD, encoded by the exons ATGGAGAAGAATGCTTGCATTACTACCACTGATGGGCCTCCAGTTACTCAAAGTAATCAGAAAGCGACAGTAATAATGGGAAAAAATGACTCTTCATCCGACTG CATTTACATGGATTACAATGCCACAACGCCTGTGGACGCTGAGGTTATTCAAACTGTTCTTGAAGCCATGCAGGAAGCATGGGGAAACCCTAGCAGTTCTTATACTCCAG GTAAGAAAGCCAAGGAGTTGATAGATTGGTCAAGACAGAGTGTGGCTCAGATGGTTGGAGGTCGACCAGAAGATATCATTTTCACCTCTGGTGGAACTGAG GCTAACAATCTAGTCTTTCATACGGCAATCAAGTATTATTGGGACCACCAGCGGCAACAGACACACAATTCTGGAAGTATGGATACTGATCCAATGGCTAGGCCATTACCTCACATCATTACATCAAACATTGAGCATGATTCAGTGCAACTTGTGGTGGACAATCTGATCAAGGAGGAGAAAGCAG AAGCTACGTTTTTACCTGTTTCCAAGGTAACTGGATGCGTTGAAGTGGGTGATGTAATAGCTGCTGTCAGGCCAACCACCTGCCTTGTTTCTCTTATGCTTGCTAACAATGAGACAGGCATTCTGATG CCCATTGCAAAGGTTTGTCAACGAGTGAAATCTTTAAATCAACAAAGAGGCCCAGAAATACCCCAAATTTTGCTGCACACAGATGCAGCTCAGGCAGTTGGCAAGCTGCAGCTCGATGTGCTGGATCTTGGTGTGGATTATCTCACAATCGTAGGACACAAG TTCTACGGCCCACGGATTGGAGCCCTGTATGTATCAGGACCAGGCAAGAACTCGCCTTTATACCCGATGTTCTTTGGTGGTGGCCAAGAAAGGAAATTCAGGCCAGG AACAGAAAACACACCAATGATCGCAGGACTTGGGAAG GCTGCTGAATTGGTGGTCAGGAATCTCGAAGCATATGCCAGTCACATGCAAGAAGTGAGGGATTATATGGAAGAGAAACTGTTG ACTGTCTTTGGGAAGGATAGACTCCGTTTCAACAGCCACTTTGAGGGCTCAGAGAGATTGCCTAACACCTGCAACGTGTCTATTCTTGGACCTAACCTGCAAG
- the scly gene encoding selenocysteine lyase isoform X6 has product MEKNACITTTDGPPVTQSNQKATVIMGKNDSSSDCIYMDYNATTPVDAEVIQTVLEAMQEAWGNPSSSYTPGKKAKELIDWSRQSVAQMVGGRPEDIIFTSGGTEANNLVFHTAIKYYWDHQRQQTHNSGSMDTDPMARPLPHIITSNIEHDSVQLVVDNLIKEEKAEATFLPVSKVTGCVEVGDVIAAVRPTTCLVSLMLANNETGILMPIAKVCQRVKSLNQQRGPEIPQILLHTDAAQAVGKLQLDVLDLGVDYLTIVGHKFYGPRIGALYVSGPGKNSPLYPMFFGGGQERKFRPGTENTPMIAGLGKAAELVVRNLEAYASHMQEVRDYMEEKLLTVFGKDRLRFNSHFEGSERLPNTCNVSILGPNLQGLPMFC; this is encoded by the exons ATGGAGAAGAATGCTTGCATTACTACCACTGATGGGCCTCCAGTTACTCAAAGTAATCAGAAAGCGACAGTAATAATGGGAAAAAATGACTCTTCATCCGACTG CATTTACATGGATTACAATGCCACAACGCCTGTGGACGCTGAGGTTATTCAAACTGTTCTTGAAGCCATGCAGGAAGCATGGGGAAACCCTAGCAGTTCTTATACTCCAG GTAAGAAAGCCAAGGAGTTGATAGATTGGTCAAGACAGAGTGTGGCTCAGATGGTTGGAGGTCGACCAGAAGATATCATTTTCACCTCTGGTGGAACTGAG GCTAACAATCTAGTCTTTCATACGGCAATCAAGTATTATTGGGACCACCAGCGGCAACAGACACACAATTCTGGAAGTATGGATACTGATCCAATGGCTAGGCCATTACCTCACATCATTACATCAAACATTGAGCATGATTCAGTGCAACTTGTGGTGGACAATCTGATCAAGGAGGAGAAAGCAG AAGCTACGTTTTTACCTGTTTCCAAGGTAACTGGATGCGTTGAAGTGGGTGATGTAATAGCTGCTGTCAGGCCAACCACCTGCCTTGTTTCTCTTATGCTTGCTAACAATGAGACAGGCATTCTGATG CCCATTGCAAAGGTTTGTCAACGAGTGAAATCTTTAAATCAACAAAGAGGCCCAGAAATACCCCAAATTTTGCTGCACACAGATGCAGCTCAGGCAGTTGGCAAGCTGCAGCTCGATGTGCTGGATCTTGGTGTGGATTATCTCACAATCGTAGGACACAAG TTCTACGGCCCACGGATTGGAGCCCTGTATGTATCAGGACCAGGCAAGAACTCGCCTTTATACCCGATGTTCTTTGGTGGTGGCCAAGAAAGGAAATTCAGGCCAGG AACAGAAAACACACCAATGATCGCAGGACTTGGGAAG GCTGCTGAATTGGTGGTCAGGAATCTCGAAGCATATGCCAGTCACATGCAAGAAGTGAGGGATTATATGGAAGAGAAACTGTTG ACTGTCTTTGGGAAGGATAGACTCCGTTTCAACAGCCACTTTGAGGGCTCAGAGAGATTGCCTAACACCTGCAACGTGTCTATTCTTGGACCTAACCTGCAAG GCCTTCCCATGTTTTGCTAA